One stretch of Nitrospirota bacterium DNA includes these proteins:
- a CDS encoding mannose-1-phosphate guanylyltransferase/mannose-6-phosphate isomerase, with the protein MTNGLKKRELSQVFAIILAGGVGTRFWPISRELYPKQLLKIGGEVSLIQQTIVRIQSLISSDHILIVTNTRHHESIRQELGLMGENKSPFKDVQFILEPEGKNTAPAIGLAALTVRQKNPEAVMIILTADHIIKDKEEFLRNIQKALDLAEMGYLVTFGIVPTHPETGFGYIKVSEKQDAKIKDGYRVDKFVEKPDFRLAEEYLAKGGYYWNGGIFAWKASVILKEIETYLPELYKNLLEIEKGFGKPEEKELIKSVYEKMEGISIDYGILEKSKNGVMLPARMGWTDVGSWSALDDVLPKDSNQNIISGNVVDINSRNSIIYGDKRLVATVGLEDMVVVDTPDATLVCHKRNAQDVKKVVEEIKKRKSDEHLIHTTVYRPWGSYTILEKNERFKIKRLMIHPGAKLSLQMHRHRSEHWVVVSGIAKVTCGEKVYEIHPNESTYIPLSTPHRLENPGKVTLQIIEVQNGEYLGEDDIVRYDDVYGRKDT; encoded by the coding sequence GTGACAAACGGGCTTAAAAAAAGAGAACTATCCCAGGTTTTCGCCATTATTCTAGCAGGTGGAGTAGGAACGCGTTTTTGGCCCATCAGCAGGGAACTTTATCCCAAACAACTCCTCAAAATCGGCGGCGAAGTTTCGCTCATTCAACAGACGATCGTCAGGATTCAGAGTCTCATTTCTTCGGATCATATCTTAATTGTCACCAATACGCGCCATCACGAGAGTATTCGCCAGGAACTCGGATTGATGGGAGAGAACAAGAGTCCTTTTAAAGACGTTCAATTTATTCTCGAACCCGAGGGAAAAAATACCGCGCCGGCCATCGGACTGGCCGCGTTGACGGTGCGGCAGAAAAATCCGGAAGCAGTCATGATTATTTTGACCGCGGACCACATTATCAAAGATAAAGAAGAGTTTTTGAGAAATATTCAAAAAGCTCTAGATCTCGCCGAAATGGGATATCTTGTCACGTTTGGAATTGTACCGACACATCCTGAAACTGGTTTTGGATATATCAAAGTTTCTGAAAAACAAGACGCAAAAATCAAAGACGGATATCGAGTCGACAAATTTGTTGAGAAACCGGATTTCAGGCTTGCGGAAGAGTATTTGGCAAAAGGGGGTTATTACTGGAACGGCGGGATATTTGCCTGGAAGGCTTCGGTCATCTTGAAGGAAATTGAAACCTACTTGCCCGAACTTTATAAGAACCTGCTAGAAATAGAAAAAGGTTTTGGAAAACCGGAAGAGAAGGAACTCATCAAGTCCGTTTATGAAAAAATGGAAGGAATCTCGATTGATTACGGCATCCTTGAAAAATCCAAAAACGGCGTAATGCTTCCAGCACGTATGGGCTGGACGGATGTCGGTAGCTGGAGCGCACTTGATGATGTCCTTCCCAAAGACAGCAACCAGAATATCATTTCCGGAAATGTCGTCGACATCAATAGCCGAAACTCAATTATATATGGAGACAAACGGCTCGTTGCCACCGTGGGGTTGGAGGATATGGTGGTCGTCGATACTCCAGACGCCACCCTTGTCTGTCACAAAAGGAATGCGCAGGATGTCAAAAAAGTCGTTGAAGAAATCAAAAAACGCAAATCGGACGAACATTTAATTCATACCACCGTTTATCGACCCTGGGGGTCTTATACAATTCTTGAAAAAAACGAGCGGTTTAAAATCAAGCGCCTCATGATTCATCCCGGAGCCAAATTAAGTCTTCAGATGCACCGCCACCGGAGCGAACATTGGGTCGTGGTTTCAGGAATTGCAAAGGTGACTTGCGGAGAAAAGGTCTATGAAATCCACCCGAATGAGAGCACTTATATC
- a CDS encoding glycosyltransferase family 4 protein, giving the protein MEKTRVLLVISNPGWGGTEAYVSLLAKGLKEQGCQVWVASPKSSAVSRNVSGIQVIAISSFPLLIFYNLFKIFFFVLFHKIHIIHGNSGKDYWLVLLAGFFSGKKVVLTRHLMTRFSKHTQQMVILEKSIVIAPSNATLHVLKESGIPASCLVRIYNGIDSAPYQLSHGKFRILYRLPPHAFVTGIVSNIHFPKGKGHFTILQSLPEILKRIPEAYWMIGGSGPLLPALMRRVKELRVEDRVIFTGHLQPQQVPHFLSSLDLFVLLSYDQEGGCPLAIMEAMASGLPVISSHIGGNKEIVEDGKTGFLISPEDDNALVKYSIDLFENPDRRKSMGHEGKQRIENYFNEKRMSEETLKVYDAILTA; this is encoded by the coding sequence ATGGAAAAAACCAGAGTATTACTCGTCATTTCCAATCCGGGATGGGGCGGTACCGAGGCCTATGTTTCGCTACTCGCAAAGGGCTTAAAGGAACAGGGCTGCCAGGTCTGGGTCGCCTCGCCGAAAAGCAGCGCAGTTTCTCGGAATGTCAGTGGAATCCAGGTCATCGCGATCTCGTCTTTTCCTCTCCTTATATTCTATAACCTGTTCAAGATTTTCTTTTTTGTCCTATTTCATAAAATTCATATTATCCACGGCAACAGCGGAAAAGATTACTGGCTGGTCCTGTTGGCCGGATTCTTTTCAGGAAAGAAAGTCGTTTTGACCCGCCATTTGATGACCCGTTTTTCCAAACATACCCAGCAGATGGTTATATTAGAAAAATCCATCGTCATTGCGCCATCGAATGCGACGCTTCATGTACTTAAAGAGTCCGGGATTCCAGCCAGCTGCCTGGTGCGAATTTATAATGGCATTGACTCCGCGCCCTACCAACTATCTCATGGAAAATTCCGGATTCTCTATCGCCTTCCTCCGCATGCCTTTGTAACCGGTATCGTAAGTAATATTCACTTTCCGAAAGGGAAAGGCCACTTCACAATCCTCCAGTCACTTCCTGAAATCCTTAAAAGGATTCCGGAGGCATACTGGATGATCGGCGGGAGCGGTCCATTGCTACCCGCACTGATGCGGCGGGTGAAAGAACTTCGTGTTGAAGACCGTGTCATATTTACCGGCCACCTTCAGCCCCAGCAGGTTCCTCACTTTCTATCTTCGCTTGACCTTTTTGTCCTCCTTTCTTACGATCAGGAAGGCGGATGTCCCCTGGCGATCATGGAGGCAATGGCTTCAGGATTACCGGTCATCTCCAGTCATATTGGAGGAAATAAAGAAATCGTTGAGGACGGTAAAACCGGCTTTTTGATCAGTCCGGAAGATGACAACGCTTTGGTCAAATATTCTATCGATCTATTCGAAAATCCGGACAGGAGAAAATCGATGGGTCATGAAGGCAAACAGAGGATCGAAAACTATTTTAACGAAAAAAGAATGTCGGAAGAGACCCTTAAAGTCTACGACGCGATTCTGACTGCTTAA
- a CDS encoding PIG-L family deacetylase, translated as MKLFQKIRNLTQPRLYWKNIFNYYRNQNPFQKSVVQITDLNKEKSVLVLCPHIDDDVIGLGGTLCRYRELGIPVNVIYFTTGNERRKEEGNKIAAFLGYREVSFFDFLPEQLSRHHEIPDIIASHLTKNHFDLIYAPFYLDRHKDHIALSLHLAAALQKLPDMKLEIRSYEVWAPLFPNQIVDISTVFERKKEAIMICQSQMETVDYVDLALSLNRYRGITSTREKQMQYGEAFYSSTSSSYLRDFGVRN; from the coding sequence ATGAAGCTTTTTCAAAAAATCAGAAATCTCACCCAACCACGACTCTATTGGAAGAATATTTTTAATTATTATAGGAATCAAAACCCTTTTCAAAAATCGGTCGTTCAAATTACTGATTTAAATAAGGAAAAATCCGTCCTTGTACTTTGTCCCCATATTGACGACGATGTCATCGGATTGGGGGGTACATTATGTCGATACCGCGAGCTCGGAATTCCGGTGAATGTTATTTACTTTACAACCGGGAACGAAAGAAGAAAAGAAGAAGGAAACAAAATCGCCGCGTTTTTGGGGTATCGGGAGGTCTCTTTTTTTGATTTTCTGCCTGAGCAACTTTCTCGCCACCACGAAATACCAGATATCATTGCATCTCACCTGACGAAGAACCATTTCGATTTGATTTACGCCCCGTTTTATCTCGACAGACATAAGGATCATATTGCCTTGAGTCTTCATCTGGCCGCGGCGCTTCAAAAACTCCCTGACATGAAACTGGAAATTCGAAGTTATGAAGTTTGGGCACCGCTCTTTCCCAACCAGATTGTTGATATAAGTACTGTGTTTGAACGCAAAAAAGAAGCGATTATGATCTGTCAAAGCCAAATGGAAACGGTCGATTACGTTGATCTTGCCCTTTCTTTAAATCGATATCGGGGAATTACTTCAACGCGGGAAAAACAGATGCAGTACGGAGAAGCCTTTTACTCTTCTACTTCTTCCAGTTATCTGAGAGATTTCGGCGTCAGGAACTGA
- a CDS encoding class I SAM-dependent methyltransferase — protein sequence MTPEDSIVTFFQPTCILCGGEGTFLYQGLRDALFRAPGFWSLKKCINLKCRLVWLDPLPKKEELAKAYRNYHTHLSRKPNLNQIAFSLVRRVLTLLELPVYLLSGMQRERVQAKYMFLAGQLPGKLLDVGCGGGRFLNRMKKKGWEVEGIERDPLAVERVSKKYRIPVRTGTLPESGYPSGYFDVITLSHMIEHEHDPLGLIHEIYRILKPGGLMVIVTPNCDGLAHRKFGKYWRGLEPPRHLYLYSADSLRLCLGRSGFDSQFVSVETLSSDSAGIYLASFELESGIRKRFFFRVLDLIRALYFQYREYFIKMKEPQCGEDIVLVARKNIESSFSS from the coding sequence ATGACACCCGAGGACTCGATCGTAACGTTCTTTCAGCCCACCTGCATTCTCTGTGGAGGAGAAGGCACATTCCTATATCAGGGATTGAGAGATGCCTTGTTTCGCGCACCCGGATTCTGGTCATTAAAGAAATGTATCAATCTCAAGTGTCGTCTGGTCTGGCTCGATCCCTTACCCAAAAAAGAAGAGCTGGCAAAAGCTTACCGGAATTATCATACTCATCTTTCACGAAAGCCAAATTTAAATCAAATTGCATTTAGTCTGGTCAGGAGAGTCTTAACACTCCTGGAGCTTCCGGTCTATTTATTATCTGGCATGCAAAGAGAACGAGTTCAAGCAAAATATATGTTCCTGGCCGGTCAGTTACCCGGTAAATTGCTTGACGTGGGTTGTGGCGGAGGCCGATTTTTGAACAGGATGAAGAAAAAAGGATGGGAAGTCGAGGGTATTGAAAGAGACCCGCTTGCCGTAGAAAGAGTGTCAAAGAAATACAGAATTCCGGTCAGAACGGGAACGCTTCCGGAATCCGGCTATCCATCCGGTTATTTCGATGTCATTACGCTGAGTCATATGATTGAACATGAACACGATCCGTTGGGACTGATTCACGAAATTTATCGCATTTTGAAACCGGGAGGCCTCATGGTCATAGTCACTCCGAACTGTGACGGCCTGGCCCATCGAAAATTTGGAAAATACTGGAGAGGCCTGGAACCGCCGCGGCATCTCTATCTTTATTCGGCTGATTCCCTTCGACTTTGTTTGGGACGATCGGGGTTTGATAGTCAATTTGTATCGGTTGAAACACTTTCTTCCGATTCGGCGGGAATCTATCTAGCCAGTTTCGAACTGGAAAGCGGGATAAGAAAACGATTCTTTTTCAGAGTTCTTGACCTGATCAGGGCACTCTATTTTCAGTACCGGGAATATTTTATAAAAATGAAAGAACCGCAATGCGGTGAAGATATCGTTCTTGTTGCCAGAAAAAACATCGAATCCAGTTTCAGTTCCTGA
- a CDS encoding glycosyltransferase family 9 protein — translation MIKWLRLQIDQFGLKLHSNDSGKGRARKRVGILRLDGMGDLILFLDALKGYRSFYPREKFEIYLIVEEWALPILKGIGDLDFVIPLDTRKFRKNPFYRWMKLREIREFEFDIFINGCIFRELLYGDILTYASASILRYGFLPQPDQKEERIYGNKCYTHLFPDPKWSVHELERNARLLREIGYRDFVVGMPTIKRYAGDLKENRTSFIVVPGARFKVRRWPIDRFAEIANRIYRRTGLIPTITGSASEQVLSEELINRAPELPWNNQTGSSIESLPELLLSAQFILTNDTGIMHYGMALGVRTAAMVYGGLFTSYSKYPVHLQKEILVIHDLKTDCFDCLGHCIYSNEKDKIKPCLDHVTVDQVFQAIEKWLPEKYSGEPSNPLAS, via the coding sequence ATGATAAAATGGTTAAGATTGCAGATCGACCAATTTGGTCTGAAACTGCACTCCAATGATTCCGGCAAAGGGCGTGCAAGGAAAAGAGTGGGTATCCTGAGGCTGGATGGCATGGGTGACCTGATTCTGTTTCTGGATGCGCTTAAAGGCTACCGGTCATTTTATCCGCGTGAGAAATTTGAGATTTATCTGATTGTGGAGGAGTGGGCACTCCCGATTTTAAAGGGAATCGGAGACCTCGATTTTGTGATTCCTTTGGATACAAGGAAATTCAGGAAAAATCCCTTCTATCGCTGGATGAAGCTAAGAGAGATACGCGAGTTCGAATTCGACATTTTTATCAATGGTTGTATTTTTCGAGAGCTCCTCTATGGGGATATCCTCACTTATGCCTCTGCGTCCATTCTAAGATATGGGTTTTTACCGCAGCCAGACCAGAAGGAGGAGAGAATTTACGGGAATAAATGTTACACTCATCTATTTCCGGATCCAAAGTGGAGCGTTCATGAACTGGAGAGGAACGCCAGGTTATTGCGAGAAATCGGGTATAGAGACTTTGTGGTCGGAATGCCGACGATCAAACGATACGCCGGTGATTTGAAAGAGAACCGAACCTCATTCATCGTCGTTCCAGGAGCCCGATTTAAAGTCAGGAGGTGGCCGATTGATCGTTTTGCAGAAATTGCAAACAGAATCTATCGTCGGACCGGGCTAATTCCAACTATTACCGGAAGTGCTTCTGAACAGGTTCTGTCGGAGGAATTGATCAACCGGGCTCCGGAACTCCCTTGGAACAATCAGACCGGATCTTCAATTGAATCTCTCCCCGAATTACTGTTATCGGCACAATTTATTCTCACAAACGATACAGGGATTATGCATTACGGAATGGCCCTGGGAGTCAGAACTGCCGCAATGGTATATGGCGGACTCTTTACGTCTTATTCCAAATATCCGGTTCATCTTCAAAAGGAGATTCTTGTCATCCATGACCTAAAAACGGATTGTTTTGACTGTCTGGGCCATTGTATTTATTCAAACGAGAAAGATAAAATCAAACCTTGTCTTGACCATGTCACGGTCGACCAGGTTTTTCAGGCAATCGAAAAGTGGCTTCCTGAAAAATATTCGGGAGAACCCTCGAATCCTTTAGCATCATAA